A genomic stretch from Nocardia wallacei includes:
- a CDS encoding PaaI family thioesterase, with the protein MGELVMAGFKKLGFLQFAGIDGVDYQVGRNVVEMAPQPEHLNHNGDVHAAILFGLAETAAMGAAISGIVDLMSAAFIVARDGRIEYLARAKGTAGPIRATSQLPAETVARTRADIEASTPIELAVPVDITDNTGKSVAAATFTAVIRPRR; encoded by the coding sequence ATGGGCGAACTGGTGATGGCCGGGTTCAAGAAGCTGGGGTTCCTGCAATTCGCCGGCATCGACGGCGTCGATTACCAGGTCGGCCGCAACGTCGTGGAGATGGCGCCGCAGCCCGAGCACCTGAACCACAACGGTGACGTGCATGCGGCGATCCTGTTCGGCCTGGCCGAGACGGCGGCGATGGGCGCCGCCATCTCCGGGATCGTGGACCTGATGAGCGCGGCGTTCATCGTCGCCCGTGACGGGCGGATCGAATACCTGGCCCGCGCGAAGGGGACGGCCGGACCCATCCGCGCGACGTCGCAACTGCCGGCCGAGACCGTCGCCCGCACGCGCGCCGACATCGAGGCGAGCACACCGATCGAACTCGCGGTGCCGGTCGACATCACCGACAACACCGGCAAATCCGTTGCCGCGGCGACCTTTACCGCGGTGATCCGGCCACGCCGGTGA
- a CDS encoding pirin family protein, which produces MSDLEARPDEALCEAAPAPGPRADFHPARVVPLGGVRGVTVERVLPQRDLPTVGAWCFLDHFGSPAASAELPPDIDPHPHIGLQTVTWPFEGRIRHRDSVGSDVRIEPGQLNLMTSGRGIAHSEYTVPGAPAGHGLQFWIALPGNRTGIDPHFEQHRDLPVLELPGLRATVLIGSLGATAGSGPARRVSSPAVAYTPIVGADLRVEPGAAVDLTLEPEFEHALLVIDGELAAGDIPATPGPLLYLGSDRATLRLTSARGAHAVLIGGEPFGEDIVMWWNFVGRSHEEIEAARNDWENRDLGRFPGIAGHPPEQRIPAPPLPNLRLKPRTRRFTRNPTDT; this is translated from the coding sequence GTGAGCGACCTGGAGGCCCGCCCCGACGAGGCGCTGTGCGAGGCTGCCCCGGCGCCCGGACCGCGTGCCGATTTCCATCCGGCGCGGGTGGTGCCGCTGGGCGGGGTGCGGGGCGTCACCGTGGAACGCGTGCTGCCCCAGCGCGATCTGCCGACCGTCGGGGCCTGGTGCTTCCTGGACCATTTCGGTTCGCCCGCCGCGAGCGCGGAGCTGCCGCCGGACATCGATCCGCATCCGCACATCGGGTTGCAGACGGTCACCTGGCCGTTCGAGGGCCGCATCCGCCATCGCGACAGCGTGGGCTCCGACGTGCGGATCGAACCCGGCCAGCTGAATCTGATGACCTCGGGCCGCGGGATCGCGCACTCCGAGTACACGGTGCCGGGCGCGCCCGCCGGACACGGGCTGCAGTTCTGGATCGCGTTGCCCGGCAACCGAACCGGGATCGACCCGCATTTCGAGCAGCACCGCGACCTGCCGGTGCTGGAGCTGCCGGGCCTGCGCGCCACGGTGCTGATCGGTTCACTGGGCGCGACGGCCGGATCCGGCCCGGCCCGGCGGGTGAGCTCGCCCGCCGTCGCCTACACCCCGATCGTCGGCGCGGACCTGCGCGTCGAGCCGGGCGCCGCGGTCGACCTCACGCTGGAACCGGAGTTCGAGCACGCCCTGCTCGTCATCGACGGCGAACTCGCCGCGGGCGATATCCCCGCCACGCCGGGCCCGCTGCTGTATCTGGGCAGCGACCGCGCCACGTTGCGGCTCACCAGTGCGCGCGGGGCGCACGCCGTGCTGATCGGCGGGGAGCCGTTCGGTGAGGACATCGTGATGTGGTGGAACTTCGTGGGCCGCAGCCACGAGGAGATCGAGGCGGCCCGAAATGATTGGGAGAACCGCGATCTCGGCCGGTTCCCCGGTATCGCAGGCCACCCGCCGGAGCAGCGCATCCCCGCTCCGCCGCTGCCGAACCTGCGGTTGAAGCCGCGCACGCGTCGGTTCACCCGAAACCCCACCGACACCTGA
- a CDS encoding TetR/AcrR family transcriptional regulator has protein sequence MSAEPPTLVWMRDRPRGGRPVITEEKIVAAAIGLADAEGLDALSMRRIAAAMGSGTTSLYRHVANKDELIQLMVDAVYAELPLPEPAADWRAAMAAHARGFRALLLRHPWLAQQASRRPALGPNVIRHADHVLGVVAAATPDATLVNLVVHAVNTYVLGAVGTELAELEAQRSTGMTVAQWQHAMGAYVRQVVDSGRYPHFNRRVLEAEEADAEARFEFGLNGLLTGLATTLDDR, from the coding sequence ATGTCCGCAGAGCCCCCGACCCTGGTGTGGATGCGTGATCGCCCGCGCGGCGGCCGCCCGGTCATCACCGAGGAGAAGATCGTCGCCGCGGCCATCGGCCTGGCCGACGCCGAGGGGCTCGACGCGCTGTCGATGCGGCGCATCGCGGCGGCGATGGGGTCGGGGACGACCTCGCTCTATCGCCATGTGGCCAACAAGGACGAGCTGATCCAGCTGATGGTCGATGCCGTCTACGCCGAACTGCCACTACCGGAGCCCGCCGCGGACTGGCGCGCCGCGATGGCCGCCCACGCCCGCGGCTTCCGCGCCCTGCTGCTGCGGCACCCGTGGCTGGCGCAGCAGGCGTCCCGCCGTCCGGCGCTGGGCCCCAATGTGATTCGCCATGCCGATCACGTGCTCGGGGTGGTGGCCGCCGCGACGCCCGACGCCACCCTGGTGAACCTGGTGGTGCATGCCGTCAACACCTACGTGCTCGGCGCGGTCGGCACCGAGCTGGCCGAACTCGAGGCGCAGCGCAGCACCGGCATGACCGTGGCGCAGTGGCAGCACGCGATGGGCGCGTACGTCCGGCAGGTGGTCGATTCGGGCCGCTACCCGCATTTCAACCGCCGCGTCCTCGAGGCCGAGGAGGCCGACGCCGAGGCCCGTTTCGAGTTCGGTCTCAACGGTCTGCTCACCGGCCTCGCCACGACACTCGACGACCGGTAG
- a CDS encoding VOC family protein, with product MDWKIELVAIPVTDVDRAKEFYTSIGFNADHDHSPSDDIRFVQLTPPGSGCSICIGRGITQAAPGSVEGMQMVVASAQQAYEQLIAAGVQATPVKDEGWGLFTYFTDPDGNKWAVQELPNYN from the coding sequence ATGGATTGGAAAATCGAACTCGTCGCCATTCCCGTCACGGACGTCGATCGGGCCAAGGAGTTCTACACCAGCATCGGTTTCAATGCCGACCACGACCACAGCCCCTCCGACGACATCCGTTTCGTGCAGCTCACGCCGCCGGGTTCCGGATGTTCGATCTGTATCGGCCGCGGCATCACCCAGGCCGCACCGGGCAGTGTCGAGGGCATGCAGATGGTCGTCGCCAGCGCCCAGCAGGCCTACGAGCAGCTGATCGCGGCCGGGGTGCAGGCCACGCCGGTGAAGGACGAGGGCTGGGGCCTGTTCACCTACTTCACCGACCCCGACGGCAACAAGTGGGCGGTACAGGAGCTGCCCAACTACAACTAG
- a CDS encoding helix-turn-helix transcriptional regulator produces MDRDDLADFLRRRRERLQPADVGLLPGLRRRTPGLRRDEVALLAGMSTDYYTRLEQSRGPRPSAQVLSALARALRLTDDERDHLFHLCDHPSPTRGGDGHVRPGLLYVLDKLEDTPACVVTDLGEVLVQNRMHVILAGDCTRFTGMDRYLLWRWFAHPAERAKFPAEDWDRLVRNHVADLRATAARRSGDADVVELVTRLRAASPEFERLWTRHEVAVRVGDDKRIDHPRVGMLDLVCETLLTVNASLSLHVFYPCPGTDAQEKLALLRVIGTQSMEAEGEPSGADIDSGSGGFDRH; encoded by the coding sequence ATGGACCGCGATGATCTCGCCGATTTCCTGCGCCGCCGCCGCGAGCGGCTGCAGCCGGCGGACGTGGGACTGCTGCCCGGTCTGCGCCGGCGCACGCCCGGCCTGCGGCGCGACGAGGTGGCTCTGCTGGCGGGCATGTCGACCGACTATTACACCCGGCTCGAGCAATCCCGCGGCCCGCGTCCGTCGGCGCAGGTGCTGAGCGCGCTCGCCCGCGCCCTGCGCCTGACCGACGACGAGCGCGACCATCTGTTCCACCTGTGCGACCATCCGTCGCCGACGCGTGGCGGCGACGGGCACGTCCGTCCGGGGCTGCTCTATGTGCTGGACAAGCTCGAGGACACCCCGGCCTGCGTGGTCACCGACCTCGGTGAAGTCCTGGTACAGAACCGGATGCACGTCATCCTGGCGGGGGATTGCACGAGATTCACCGGAATGGACCGCTACCTGTTGTGGCGGTGGTTCGCCCATCCCGCGGAGCGCGCCAAATTCCCCGCCGAGGACTGGGATCGCCTGGTCCGCAATCACGTCGCGGACCTGCGGGCCACCGCTGCCCGCCGCTCCGGCGACGCCGATGTGGTCGAACTGGTGACGCGATTGCGCGCCGCCAGCCCCGAGTTCGAGCGATTGTGGACCCGGCACGAGGTCGCCGTGCGGGTCGGCGACGACAAGCGCATCGATCATCCCCGGGTGGGGATGCTGGATCTGGTATGCGAAACCCTTCTCACGGTGAACGCGTCGCTGTCGCTGCACGTCTTCTATCCGTGCCCGGGCACCGACGCGCAGGAGAAGCTGGCGCTGCTACGGGTCATCGGCACCCAGTCGATGGAGGCGGAAGGCGAGCCGTCGGGCGCGGACATCGATTCGGGGAGTGGGGGTTTCGACCGGCACTGA
- a CDS encoding GNAT family N-acetyltransferase: MTEQAVTTTVVRNEAQHRYEVWYGDKLAGFTEYRERDEDTIFIHTEIDSEFGGKGLGSTLARKAIEDVVARGGAIVPRCPFIKSWLDKHPEFDEHVVGKGIQR; encoded by the coding sequence ATGACCGAGCAGGCTGTGACCACGACCGTCGTCCGCAACGAGGCACAGCATCGCTACGAGGTGTGGTACGGGGACAAGCTGGCCGGGTTCACCGAATACCGCGAGCGCGACGAGGACACCATCTTCATCCACACCGAGATCGACAGCGAGTTCGGCGGCAAGGGACTGGGCAGCACGCTGGCCCGCAAGGCGATCGAGGACGTGGTCGCCCGCGGCGGCGCCATCGTGCCGCGCTGCCCGTTCATCAAGAGCTGGCTGGACAAGCACCCGGAGTTCGACGAGCACGTCGTCGGCAAGGGCATCCAGCGGTGA
- a CDS encoding aldo/keto reductase, translating into MTTIDTVRLGATGPVTGRIGLGAMGMSGAYGASDEADSIATIHAALDSGAGLIDTGDFYGAGHNEALIRRALADRPREDYLLSVKFGAMRGPDGAFVGVDTRPAAIRNFLTYSLQRLGVEYIDIYRPARLDPNVPIEDTVGAIAELIDEGYVRHIGLSEVGADTLRRAAAVHPISDLQIEYALISRGIEREILPTARELGIGITAYGVLSRGLLSDSMRGAKTFAPDDFRAHSPRFQGENLTANLELVEALAKIAEQRGVKVAQLAIAWVLSRGDDIVPVIGARRADRWTEAVAALDIRLSAAELAEIEAAAPADRVAGDRYAPAQMAMLDSER; encoded by the coding sequence ATGACCACCATCGATACAGTGCGACTCGGAGCCACCGGCCCCGTCACCGGCCGCATCGGCCTCGGCGCGATGGGCATGTCCGGCGCGTACGGCGCCTCGGACGAGGCCGACTCGATCGCGACCATCCACGCCGCCCTGGACTCCGGCGCCGGCCTGATCGACACCGGCGACTTCTACGGCGCGGGCCACAACGAGGCGCTGATCCGGCGCGCGCTCGCCGACCGCCCGCGCGAGGACTACCTGCTCAGTGTGAAGTTCGGCGCCATGCGCGGACCGGACGGCGCTTTCGTCGGGGTCGACACCCGGCCCGCGGCGATCCGCAACTTCCTCACCTACTCCCTGCAGCGGCTCGGCGTCGAATACATCGATATCTACCGGCCCGCCCGGCTGGACCCGAACGTTCCGATCGAGGACACCGTCGGTGCGATCGCTGAGCTGATCGACGAGGGCTACGTGCGGCACATCGGGCTGTCCGAGGTCGGCGCCGACACGCTGCGCCGCGCCGCCGCCGTGCATCCGATCTCGGACCTGCAGATCGAATACGCGTTGATCTCCCGCGGTATCGAACGGGAGATCCTGCCCACCGCCCGCGAACTCGGCATCGGCATCACCGCGTACGGCGTGCTGTCGCGCGGCCTGCTCAGCGATTCGATGCGCGGGGCGAAGACCTTCGCGCCGGACGACTTCCGCGCCCACAGCCCGCGCTTCCAGGGCGAGAACCTCACGGCCAATCTGGAGTTGGTGGAGGCGCTGGCGAAGATCGCCGAACAGCGCGGCGTCAAGGTGGCACAGCTGGCCATCGCCTGGGTGCTGTCCCGCGGCGACGACATCGTCCCGGTCATCGGGGCGCGGCGTGCCGACCGGTGGACGGAAGCCGTTGCGGCACTGGACATCCGGCTCTCGGCGGCGGAACTTGCCGAGATCGAGGCGGCCGCGCCCGCGGACCGGGTGGCCGGGGACCGGTACGCGCCCGCGCAGATGGCGATGCTGGACAGCGAACGCTGA
- a CDS encoding GTP cyclohydrolase II encodes MHGTDIGGSVRTRVRIPLRFGDGYATRAEAITFDGLDDGREHLALVLGAPAQVPLVRLHSECLTGDVFGSARCDCGPQLRESVERIDAVGGVLLYLRQEGRDIGLYNKLDAYALQDAGLDTYQANTALGLPEDGRDYTAAAQMLTALGIGEIDLLTNNPEKPRQLRALGIRVRETVPTGVHATPDNVRYLRAKADHTGHTIRLIG; translated from the coding sequence ATGCACGGCACAGACATCGGCGGCAGTGTCCGCACCCGCGTCCGCATACCGCTGAGATTCGGTGACGGATACGCCACCCGGGCCGAGGCGATCACCTTCGACGGACTCGACGACGGGCGCGAGCACCTCGCCCTCGTGCTCGGCGCACCGGCACAGGTGCCGCTGGTCCGGCTGCACTCCGAATGCCTGACCGGGGACGTGTTCGGTTCGGCGCGTTGCGATTGCGGACCGCAACTGCGCGAGTCGGTGGAACGCATCGACGCGGTCGGCGGCGTGCTGCTGTACCTGCGTCAGGAGGGGCGCGACATCGGTCTCTACAACAAGCTCGACGCCTACGCGCTGCAGGACGCGGGGCTCGACACCTACCAGGCCAACACCGCGCTGGGCCTGCCCGAGGACGGTCGCGACTACACCGCCGCCGCGCAGATGCTGACCGCCCTCGGCATCGGCGAGATCGATCTGCTCACCAACAACCCCGAGAAGCCGAGACAGCTTCGGGCCCTGGGCATCCGGGTCCGCGAGACGGTACCGACCGGCGTGCACGCCACCCCCGACAACGTCCGCTACCTGCGCGCGAAGGCGGACCACACCGGCCACACCATCCGGCTGATCGGCTGA
- a CDS encoding transglycosylase SLT domain-containing protein yields MTLSIPDVENWQPDQLTTASTAVGKLSTDLDQALLGGITKTQRLGTDKKWDGAAAQAADTRMDTEKLRASAVSQALLGLQTALSQQVENLNNAKKAVLDARDRALHPTDETPPPDGFEVADNGVVTANARKTYWDNQTGLKPDEVQRNKLEEDHKAATYQTEITNALKQAELVAEAAVTALNGAKAAVDQAHNGLGDPVTGAGGVTPAPAPTAPAPTAPAATAPVAAAPVSHSGNPSSQLLGNNSHGGGAAYHGGGSHSGTSYTGGLASGSSGGPVGPMPTGTQAEWIREAIRVLREQGYDIKDSDAAIIAAIIEHESGGNPHAINNWDSNAAAGHPSKGLMQTIDSTFNSYKVAGHEDIWNPVDNIIAASRYSIDRYGSLDNVPGIAAMRGGGGYVGY; encoded by the coding sequence ATGACGCTGTCGATCCCGGATGTCGAGAACTGGCAGCCCGACCAGCTGACCACCGCGTCCACCGCGGTCGGCAAGCTGAGCACCGACCTGGACCAGGCGCTGCTCGGCGGCATCACCAAGACCCAGCGGCTGGGCACCGACAAGAAGTGGGACGGCGCGGCCGCCCAGGCCGCCGACACGCGGATGGACACCGAGAAGCTGCGCGCGTCCGCGGTCAGTCAGGCGCTGCTGGGCCTGCAGACGGCCCTGAGCCAGCAGGTCGAGAACCTCAACAATGCCAAGAAGGCCGTCCTGGACGCCCGCGACCGCGCCCTGCACCCGACCGACGAGACCCCGCCGCCGGACGGTTTCGAGGTAGCGGACAACGGCGTGGTCACCGCGAACGCGCGAAAGACCTACTGGGACAACCAAACCGGTCTGAAACCCGACGAGGTCCAGCGCAATAAACTGGAGGAGGACCACAAGGCCGCGACCTATCAGACCGAGATCACCAACGCGCTGAAGCAGGCCGAGCTGGTGGCGGAGGCCGCGGTCACGGCGCTCAACGGCGCGAAGGCGGCGGTCGACCAGGCCCACAACGGACTGGGCGATCCCGTAACGGGCGCCGGTGGCGTGACCCCGGCCCCCGCCCCGACCGCCCCCGCCCCGACCGCCCCGGCCGCAACCGCGCCGGTCGCCGCCGCCCCGGTCTCGCACTCGGGCAACCCGTCCTCGCAGTTGCTGGGCAACAACTCGCACGGCGGCGGCGCCGCCTACCACGGCGGCGGCTCGCACAGCGGCACGTCGTACACCGGTGGGCTCGCCTCCGGGTCGTCGGGTGGCCCGGTCGGCCCGATGCCCACCGGCACGCAGGCGGAGTGGATCAGGGAAGCCATCCGCGTGCTGCGCGAGCAGGGCTACGACATCAAGGATTCCGACGCGGCGATCATCGCCGCCATCATCGAGCACGAGTCCGGTGGCAACCCGCACGCGATCAACAACTGGGACAGCAACGCCGCCGCGGGTCACCCGTCGAAGGGCCTGATGCAGACCATCGACAGCACCTTCAACAGTTACAAGGTGGCTGGCCACGAGGACATCTGGAATCCGGTCGACAACATCATCGCCGCGTCCAGATACTCGATAGATCGCTACGGCTCCTTGGACAACGTGCCCGGTATCGCGGCCATGCGCGGGGGCGGCGGCTATGTCGGCTACTGA
- a CDS encoding MerR family transcriptional regulator — protein sequence MGAPVQQDIDQTEFERPRYSIGEAAARSGLSRDTLRWYERIGLMDYVGRDSGGKRRFSDRDLHWLHLISCLRLTGMSVADMLHYAELVRAGDVTTPQRLQMFRDTRDGVLARIDELNQTLAVLDRKITMYEGRVAAMSPAV from the coding sequence ATGGGTGCTCCCGTACAGCAGGACATCGACCAGACCGAGTTCGAGCGGCCGCGCTATTCGATCGGCGAGGCCGCCGCACGCTCGGGGCTGAGCCGGGACACGCTGCGCTGGTACGAGCGGATCGGCCTGATGGATTACGTCGGCCGCGATTCCGGCGGTAAGCGCCGGTTCAGCGATCGCGATCTGCACTGGCTGCATCTGATCAGCTGCCTGCGGCTGACCGGCATGTCGGTGGCCGACATGCTGCACTATGCCGAGCTGGTCCGGGCGGGCGACGTGACGACGCCGCAGCGGCTGCAGATGTTCCGCGACACCCGCGACGGCGTGCTGGCGCGCATCGACGAACTGAATCAGACCCTGGCCGTGCTGGACCGCAAGATCACCATGTACGAGGGCCGGGTGGCCGCGATGAGCCCCGCGGTCTAG
- a CDS encoding SixA phosphatase family protein has product MAWTLILMRHGKSSYPPGVADHERPLAPRGRREAGLAGDWLRDTQPAIDAVRCSDSVRTRETLAATGLTAPVHYEPSIYEASARALIELIQLCDDKVRTLLLIGHSPGIPWTAWELAANRDSAAATDLSRKFPTSALAVLEFERPWAQADPGTGELTRFHVPR; this is encoded by the coding sequence ATGGCGTGGACTCTGATCCTCATGCGGCACGGCAAATCGAGCTATCCGCCGGGCGTCGCCGACCACGAACGGCCGCTGGCGCCGCGGGGGCGCCGCGAGGCGGGACTGGCCGGTGACTGGCTGCGCGACACCCAGCCCGCGATCGACGCGGTGCGCTGCTCGGATTCGGTGCGCACCCGCGAAACCCTGGCGGCCACCGGCCTCACCGCCCCGGTGCACTACGAGCCGTCGATCTACGAGGCCTCGGCGCGCGCACTGATCGAGCTGATCCAGCTCTGCGACGACAAGGTGCGGACGCTGCTGCTGATCGGACACTCCCCCGGAATCCCGTGGACCGCTTGGGAATTGGCCGCCAACCGCGACTCCGCCGCGGCCACCGACCTCAGCCGCAAGTTCCCCACCTCGGCCCTGGCCGTGCTGGAGTTCGAACGGCCGTGGGCGCAAGCCGATCCGGGCACCGGCGAGCTGACGCGCTTCCACGTGCCCCGCTGA
- a CDS encoding WXG100 family type VII secretion target, which yields MAGPNDPPVAAVRVDVGALQTFASDLRGEAETIGNLQSGLADAAGALPGTLWSTACGQAGDTVDKALHRIADRLVKVADGVQNAGKALELTDQEFRDKLSTIGLHP from the coding sequence ATGGCAGGGCCGAACGATCCGCCGGTCGCCGCGGTGCGCGTGGATGTCGGTGCGCTGCAAACGTTCGCGAGCGACCTGCGCGGGGAGGCCGAGACCATCGGCAATCTGCAATCCGGCCTGGCCGACGCCGCCGGCGCGCTCCCGGGCACGCTGTGGAGCACGGCGTGCGGGCAGGCCGGGGACACGGTCGACAAGGCGCTGCACCGGATCGCTGATCGCCTCGTCAAGGTCGCCGACGGCGTGCAGAACGCGGGCAAGGCGCTGGAACTCACCGACCAGGAGTTCCGCGACAAGCTCAGCACGATCGGACTGCACCCATGA
- a CDS encoding acyl-[acyl-carrier-protein] thioesterase yields the protein MSFDQPLAPLPQEGLGFASAWPVRAGDVDPYSRLRLDAVARYLQDIAWEDLQSSFFHRTDPSWIVRRTVIDVVRPILWPDRVRLLRWCSALSTRWTNMRVRITSDAGGLIETEGFWININESTNMPTRISDEGLAHLGRTTDEHRLRWRPWLTDATPPESDTDLPFPVRTTDIDQFNHVNNAVYWQAVEHFLVDFPKLVAGPHRAVIEYMAPVLSREHINVRSRYEPGDRTGNPVLRLWFVVGGTTTTAVRIGPLAG from the coding sequence GTGTCATTCGATCAGCCACTCGCCCCGCTTCCCCAGGAGGGCTTGGGCTTCGCCTCGGCGTGGCCCGTCCGGGCTGGCGATGTAGATCCGTACAGCCGGCTGCGGCTGGATGCCGTGGCCCGCTATCTGCAGGACATCGCCTGGGAGGACTTGCAGTCCAGCTTCTTCCATCGCACCGATCCGAGCTGGATCGTGCGCCGCACCGTCATCGATGTGGTGCGCCCGATTCTGTGGCCGGACCGGGTGCGGTTGCTGCGCTGGTGCTCGGCGCTGTCGACTCGCTGGACGAATATGCGGGTGCGGATCACCAGCGACGCCGGCGGCCTGATCGAGACCGAGGGCTTCTGGATCAATATCAACGAGTCGACCAACATGCCCACCCGAATCAGCGACGAGGGCCTGGCCCATCTGGGCCGCACCACCGACGAGCACCGGCTGCGCTGGCGCCCGTGGCTGACCGACGCCACCCCGCCGGAGTCGGATACGGATCTGCCGTTCCCGGTGCGCACCACCGATATCGACCAGTTCAACCACGTCAACAACGCGGTGTATTGGCAAGCGGTGGAACACTTCCTGGTCGACTTCCCGAAGCTGGTGGCCGGGCCGCACCGCGCGGTGATCGAGTACATGGCACCGGTGCTCTCGCGCGAGCACATCAACGTGCGCAGCCGCTACGAGCCCGGCGACCGTACCGGCAACCCGGTGCTGCGGTTGTGGTTCGTGGTCGGCGGCACCACGACGACAGCCGTGCGCATCGGCCCGCTCGCCGGCTGA
- a CDS encoding FAD-dependent oxidoreductase, which yields MAYVITQRCCNDASCVPECPVDCIRPTPEQPEFATTEQLYIDPDTCIDCGACVDACPVEAIFSEDDLSASLARFRDINATYFQRHPLESNFDPLVTPARPPKELGTLRVAIVGAGPAACYAAEELLRRADVEVEMFDRLPTPWGLVRAGVAPDHPGTKTVSGMFESAFRRDTLQYHLNVEVGTHISHEELLAHHHAVIYAVGASTDRRLGVPGEDLPGSHSATEFVSWYNGHPDYADRTFDLSGERAVIVGNGNVALDVARVLTLDPDELAKTDIADHALDALRNSNIREVVVLGRRGPLQAAYTSPEFLALGYLKGIDVIIDPAELELDPGSRALLDDPDVEPSLQLKYALAQEYAAKTPNPAHKRIVFRYLTSPSAVTGTDRVEGVEFVHNELVSADGRVTARATDRTESLPASLVLRSIGYRGEPVADLPFDEATGIVPNEHGRVVVDSAHLPGVYVSGWIKRGPRGVIGSNRVDAQETVEQLLDDFTSGKLTAPQADRGALKALLAQRQPDLVDREGWKAIDTAEKSAGKSGGRPRVKFTTREDLLKAARG from the coding sequence ATGGCCTATGTGATCACGCAGCGTTGTTGCAACGACGCCAGCTGCGTACCCGAGTGCCCGGTCGATTGCATTCGTCCCACTCCGGAGCAACCCGAGTTCGCGACGACCGAGCAGCTCTACATCGACCCCGACACCTGCATCGATTGCGGCGCGTGCGTGGATGCCTGCCCGGTGGAGGCCATCTTCTCCGAGGACGATCTCTCGGCTTCCCTGGCGCGTTTCCGCGATATCAACGCGACCTACTTCCAGCGGCATCCGCTGGAGTCGAATTTCGATCCGCTGGTGACACCGGCGCGGCCGCCGAAGGAACTGGGCACGCTGCGCGTCGCGATCGTCGGCGCGGGCCCGGCGGCCTGCTACGCGGCCGAGGAACTGCTGCGGCGCGCCGATGTCGAGGTCGAGATGTTCGACCGGCTGCCCACCCCCTGGGGGCTGGTGCGCGCCGGTGTGGCGCCGGACCATCCGGGCACCAAGACGGTGTCGGGCATGTTCGAGAGCGCCTTCCGCCGCGACACCCTGCAATACCACCTGAATGTCGAGGTGGGAACCCACATTTCGCACGAGGAGCTGCTGGCACACCACCACGCGGTGATCTACGCCGTCGGCGCGTCCACCGATCGGCGGCTGGGTGTGCCCGGCGAGGATCTGCCCGGCAGTCACTCCGCCACCGAGTTCGTGTCCTGGTACAACGGGCATCCCGACTACGCGGACCGCACCTTCGACCTGTCGGGGGAGCGCGCGGTCATCGTCGGCAACGGCAACGTCGCCCTGGACGTGGCGCGGGTGCTGACCCTGGACCCGGACGAGCTGGCCAAGACCGACATCGCCGACCACGCCCTGGACGCGTTGCGTAACAGCAACATTCGCGAGGTCGTGGTACTGGGCCGGCGCGGGCCGCTGCAGGCGGCCTACACCTCGCCGGAGTTCCTGGCGCTGGGCTACCTGAAGGGGATCGATGTGATCATCGATCCGGCCGAGCTGGAGCTGGACCCGGGCAGCCGGGCGCTGCTGGACGATCCGGACGTCGAGCCGTCGTTGCAGCTGAAATACGCACTGGCCCAGGAGTACGCGGCCAAGACGCCCAACCCGGCACATAAGCGCATCGTGTTCCGCTACCTGACCTCACCGTCCGCCGTCACCGGTACCGACCGGGTCGAGGGTGTGGAGTTCGTGCACAACGAACTGGTCTCCGCGGACGGCCGGGTCACCGCCCGTGCCACCGATCGCACCGAGTCGCTACCGGCGTCGCTGGTGCTGCGGTCCATCGGCTATCGCGGCGAACCGGTGGCGGATCTGCCGTTCGACGAGGCCACCGGGATCGTCCCGAACGAACACGGCCGCGTCGTCGTCGACAGCGCGCACCTGCCCGGCGTGTACGTCTCGGGCTGGATCAAGCGCGGCCCGCGAGGTGTCATCGGCTCCAACCGGGTCGACGCCCAGGAGACCGTCGAGCAGTTGCTCGACGACTTCACCTCGGGCAAGCTGACCGCCCCGCAGGCCGACCGGGGCGCGCTGAAGGCGCTGCTGGCCCAGCGGCAGCCCGATCTGGTGGACCGCGAGGGCTGGAAGGCCATCGACACCGCCGAGAAGTCCGCGGGCAAGTCCGGCGGGCGCCCGCGGGTCAAGTTCACCACCCGCGAGGATCTGCTGAAGGCCGCGCGCGGCTAG